The following are encoded together in the Saliniramus fredricksonii genome:
- the phnG gene encoding phosphonate C-P lyase system protein PhnG, protein MSAPNHPRERKDWMGLLARSRPGALAALWHDFPEGAAHADEAGITWLRRPETGMVMVRGRAGAIGDPFNLGEMTVTRASLRLPCGTIGHGYVQGRDREKARIAAMVDALMAGPLAARVDAAILKPLAAAEAQTRSARASQAAATQVAFFTMVRGE, encoded by the coding sequence ATGAGTGCGCCGAACCATCCGAGGGAACGCAAGGACTGGATGGGCCTGCTCGCCCGTAGCAGGCCCGGCGCGCTCGCAGCTTTGTGGCATGATTTTCCAGAGGGCGCGGCCCATGCCGACGAAGCCGGCATCACCTGGCTGCGCCGACCGGAGACCGGCATGGTGATGGTGCGCGGGCGCGCCGGCGCCATAGGCGATCCCTTCAATCTCGGCGAGATGACCGTCACCCGCGCCTCCCTGCGCCTGCCCTGCGGCACGATCGGCCATGGCTATGTGCAGGGGCGCGACCGCGAGAAAGCGCGTATTGCGGCAATGGTCGATGCGCTGATGGCCGGCCCCCTCGCGGCGCGGGTCGATGCCGCGATTCTGAAGCCGCTGGCCGCCGCCGAGGCGCAGACGCGATCCGCGCGGGCATCGCAGGCGGCAGCGACGCAGGTCGCCTTCTTCACCATGGTGCGGGGAGAATGA